The Phragmites australis chromosome 15, lpPhrAust1.1, whole genome shotgun sequence genome window below encodes:
- the LOC133893119 gene encoding beta-amylase has translation MAGNMLANYVQVYVMLPLDVITVDNTFERADETRAQLKKLTEAGVDGVMIDVWWGLVEGKGPMDYDWTAYKQVFKLVQEAGLKLQAIMSCHQCGGNIGDVVNIPIPQWVRDVGEANPDIFYTNRRGMRNIEYLTLGVDDQPLFQGRTAIQMYADYMKSFRENMAEFLDAGVIVDIEVGLGPAGEMRYPSYPQSQGWVFPGIGEFICYDKYLEADFKSAAAEAGHPQWELPDDAGEYNDTPEKTKFFADNGTYQTEKGKFFLTWYSNKLIKHGDRILDEANKVFLGCRVQLAIKISGIHWWYRVPNHAAELTAGYYNLDDRDGYRTIARMLTRHHASMNFTCAEMRDSEQSPEAKSAPEELVQQVLSAGWREGLHVACENALGRYDATGYDTILRNARPQGINKNGPPEHKLYGFTYLRVSDELLEGQNYATFKTFVRRMHANLDYNSNVDPVAPLQRSKPEIPIEDMLEVAQPKLEPFPFDKNTDLPV, from the exons ATGGCGGGGAACATGCTAGCCAACTATGTCCAAGTCTACGTCATGCTCCCG CTGGATGTCATCACCGTCGACAACACGTTCGAGAGGGCCGATGAGACGAGGGCACAGTTGAAGAAGCTGACGGAGGCCGGAGTCGACGGCGTCATGATCGATGTCTGGTGGGGGTTGGTGGAGGGGAAGGGCCCCATGGACTACGACTGGACTGCCTACAAGCAGGTGTTCAAGCTGGTGCAGGAGGCCGGGCTGAAGCTGCAGGCCATCATGTCGTGCCACCAGTGCGGCGGTAACATCGGCGATGTCGTGAACATCCCGATCCCACAGTGGGTCCGGGACGTCGGCGAGGCCAACCCCGACATCTTCTACACCAACAGGAGAGGGATGAGGAACATCGAGTACCTCACCCTGGGAGTGGACGACCAGCCTCTCTTCCAGGGAAGGACTGCCATTCAG ATGTATGCTGACTACATGAAGAGCTTCAGGGAGAACATGGCAGAGTTCTTGGATGCTGGTGTCATTGTGGACATTGAGGTGGGACTTGGACCTGCTGGAGAGATGAGGTACCCCTCGTATCCCCAGAGTCAGGGATGGGTGTTCCCAGGCATTGGAGAATTCATA TGCTACGATAAGTACCTGGAAGCAGACTTCaaatcagcagcagcagaggcTGGGCATCCTCAGTGGGAATTGCCTGATGACGCTGGGGAGTACAATGACACtcctgagaagaccaagttcttcGCAGACAACGGAACATACCAGACCGAGAAGGGGAAGTTCTTCCTAACATGGTATTCCAACAAACTGATCAAACATGGAGATAGGATCTTGGATGAAGCAAACAAGGTCTTTTTGGGATGCAGAGTGCAGCTGGCAATCAAA ATCTCTGGCATACACTGGTGGTATAGGGTTCCAAACCATGCAGCTGAGCTCACTGCCGGATACTACAACTTAGATGACAGAGATGGCTACAGAACCATAGCGCGGATGCTCACAAGACACCATGCTAGCATGAACTTCACTTGTGCAGAGATGAGGGACAGCGAGCAGAGTCCAGAGGCAAAGAGCGCACCTGAGGAACTGGTTCAACAG GTGCTGAGTGCTGGGTGGAGAGAGGGCCTACATGTAGCGTGCGAAAATGCACTCGGTCGATATGATGCAACAGGTTACGACACAATCCTCAGGAATGCAAGACCGCAAGGGATTAACAAGAACGGCCCTCCTGAGCACAAGCTGTATGGGTTCACCTACCTCCGAGTATCAGATGAGCTGCTGGAGGGACAGAACTACGCCACTTTCAAAACTTTTGTCAGGAGAATGCATGCTAACCTG gATTATAACTCAAATGTTGATCCAGTTGCACCTTTGCAAAGATCAAAGCCAGAGATACCAATAGAAGATATGCTAGAAGTAGCACAGCCAAAATTGGAGCCGTTCCCCTTTGACAAGAACACGGACCTACCAGTTTAA
- the LOC133893120 gene encoding oxygen-evolving enhancer protein 3-1, chloroplastic yields the protein MAQAMASMTGLSQGVLPGRRAANRARTAVRASAEGETAAQAGRRAVLGLVATGIVGGAFSQAVHAETVKTIKIGAPPLPSGGLPGTENSDQARDFGLPLKERFYLQPLPPAEAAARAKSSAQDIINLKPLIDKKAWPYVQNDLRLRASYLRYDLNTVIASKPKDEKKSLKELIGKLFSTIDDLDHAAKIKSPSEAEKYYAETKSVLGDVLAKLG from the exons ATGGCACAAGCCATGGCGTCCATGACCGGCCTTTCGCAGGGCGTGCTGCCCGGCAGACGCGCCGCCAACAGGGCCAGGACGGCCGTCAGGGCGTCGGCCGAGGGCGAGACCGCCGCCCAGGCGGGCCGCCGCGCCGTGCTCGGGCTGGTGGCGACCGGGATCGTCGGCGGGGCGTTCTCGCAGGCAGTGCACGCCGAGACCGTCAAGACCATCAAGATCGGAGCCCCGCCGCTGCCCTCCGGTGGACTCC CCGGGACTGAGAACTCTGACCAGGCGAGGGACTTCGGGCTCCCCTTGAAGGAGCGGTTCTACCTgcagccgctgccgccggcggAAGCCGCAGCGAGGGCCAAGTCGTCGGCGCAGGACATCATCAACCTCAAGCCGCTCATCGACAAGAAGGCGTGGCCGTACGTCCAGAACGACCTCCGCCTCAGGGCCTCCTACCTGCGCTATGACCTCAACACCGTCATCGCCTCCAAGCCCAAGGACGAGAAGAAGAGCCTCAAGGAACTCATCGGCAAGCTCTTCAGCACCATTGACGAT CTTGACCATGCGGCGAAGATCAAGAGCCCCTCGGAGGCTGAGAAATACTATGCAGAGACCAAATCTGTTCTCGGCGATGTCCTCGCCAAGCTAGGCTAG